The Nocardioides sp. cx-173 genome segment CCGCGCCGCCGGCCAGGCGATGACCCCCCAGGGCAGCGGCCGGATCGTCAACCTGACGACCGTCTACGCCGAGCGGGTCGGACCGGTCCCGGAGTCGGCGTACTACGCCTCCAAGGCCGGCGTCGCCAACGTGACCCGCGCCCTCGCCATGGAGCTCGGCCCGCACGCGATCACGGTCAACTGCCTGGCTCCGGGCGTCTTCTACCCGACCCAGATGACCGCCGCGCTCGCCGAGGACCCCGAGCGGCTGGCGTGGTTCTCCGGGCGCACGATGCTCGGCCGCCTCGGCGACCCGGCCACCGACTTCGCCGGTCCCCTCCTCCTGCTGGCCTCGCCGGCCTCGTCGTACATCACCGGCCAGGTGCTGTACGTCGACGGCGGCTGGTCCGCCTGGTGACCCTGCGCCACCACCTGCCCCACCATCCGTTCCGCACCAGATCCGCCCGACCCGAAGGAAACCCCATGTCCGACCGCCGTACCGCCCTCGTCCTCCTCGACTACCAGGTCGCCCTCTGCGAGGACGGCCCGCACATGCGGATGCCTCCCCTGGTGGAGCAGATCAAGGAGCGCGGCGTCATCGCGAACGCCGCGTCGGTGCTCGAGGCGGCCCGCAAGGCC includes the following:
- a CDS encoding SDR family NAD(P)-dependent oxidoreductase; translated protein: MSLFDLTGQVALVIGAAPGGLGERASIALADHGATVEVADIAGAALRVDVTDEASVAALFADVVARHGRVDIVVNAAGVMLRKPYDETTLEEFEHVVRVNLTGTWLVGRAAGQAMTPQGSGRIVNLTTVYAERVGPVPESAYYASKAGVANVTRALAMELGPHAITVNCLAPGVFYPTQMTAALAEDPERLAWFSGRTMLGRLGDPATDFAGPLLLLASPASSYITGQVLYVDGGWSAW